One segment of Myotis daubentonii chromosome 11, mMyoDau2.1, whole genome shotgun sequence DNA contains the following:
- the LOC132211701 gene encoding olfactory receptor 13J1, whose protein sequence is PIDKLQPRGTGIAPSHRESVCQSNVPHPKRGSVGSPPSYTLFPSTAAVELVNRTEVSEFVLKGFSGFPSLERLLFPLCLAMYLVTLLGNTAIVALSVLDVHLHTPMYFFLGNLSTLDICYTSTFVPLMLVHLLSAQKTISFIGCAIQMCLSLSTGSTECLLLAIMAYDRYLAICRPLRYPVLMSQRLCLLLAGAAWVLCLFKSVTETVIAMRLPFCGHRVVSHFTCEILAVLKLACGDTSISEALLLVGAILLLPVPLAFICLSYALILATVLRVPSAAGRRKAFSTCSAHLAVTLLFYGTVISMYMKPKSKEARASDEVFTVLYAVVTPMLNPVIYSLRNKEVNEAARRVWGRRRSSK, encoded by the coding sequence CCCATCGATAAATTGCAGCCTAGAGGTACAGGGATTGCCCCCAGTCACAGAGAGAGTGTGTGTCAGAGCAATGTGCCTCATCCCAAAAGAGGCTCTGTGGGCTCCCCACCCTCCTACACCCTCTTTCCCTCCACTGCAGCTGTGGAGCTGGTCAATAGGACAGAGGTCTCTGAGTTCGTTCTGAAAGGATTCTCTGGCTTCCCATCCCTGGAGCGCCTGCTCTTCCCTCTGTGCTTGGCCATGTACCTGGTGACTCTGCTGGGGAACACGGCCATCGTAGCGCTGAGTGTGCTGGACGTCCACCTGCACACACCCATGTACTTTTTCCTGGGCAACCTCTCCACCCTGGACATCTGCTACACGTCCACCTTCGTGCCCCTGATGCTGGTCCACCTCCTGTCGGCCCAGAAGACCATCTCCTTTATTGGCTGCGCCATCCAGATGTGTCTGAGCCTATCCACAGGCTCCACAGAGTGTCTGCTGCTGGCCATCATGGCCTACGATCGCTACCTGGCCATTTGCCGGCCACTCAGGTACCCGGTGCTCATGAGCCAGCGGCTCTGCTTGTTGCTGGCAGGAGCCGCCTGGGTCCTCTGTCTCTTCAAATCAGTGACTGAGACCGTCATCGCCATGAGGCTGCCCTTCTGTGGCCACCGCGTGGTCAGTCACTTCACCTGTGAGATCCTGGCCGTGCTGAAGCTGGCATGTGGTGACACGTCAATCAGCGAGGCCCTCCTGCTGGTGGGCGCCATTCTGCTGCTGCCCGTGCCCCTGGCCTTCATCTGCCTGTCCTACGCGCTGATCCTGGCCACCGTCCTGAGGGTGCCCTCGGCTGCCGGGCGCCGCAAAGCCTTCTCCACCTGCTCGGCGCACCTGGCCGTGACGCTGCTTTTCTATGGCACTGTCATCTCCATGTACATGAAGCCCAAGAGCAAGGAGGCCCGCGCCTCTGACGAGGTCTTCACAGTCCTCTACGCCGTGGTCACGCCCATGCTGAACCCTgtcatctacagcctgaggaacaaGGAGGTGAACGAGGCCGCCAGGAGGGTGTGGGGCAGGAGACGGTCCTCCAAGTGA